CGGAGCAGGACAAGCACCTCCGGCTCGTCGTGCACGAGCCGCACCGCTTCGCCGTGCCGCCGACGCTCGACCAGCCGGACCGGGCCACGCTCGTGACGATCGACTGCTTCGCCGGTCGCTCCCTCGGCGCGAAGCGGGCGCTCTACAGCGAGATCGTCACGCGGCTCGACGCGCTGGGCATCCCACCGGGGTGCGTGAGCATCCTGCTGCGCGAGAGCCCGCTGGAGGACTGGGGGATCAGCGGCGGCCAGGCGGCCTGCGACGTCGAGCTCGGCTTCGAGGTCCGCGTCTAGGGCCCCTCGAGGAGGCGCGCGAGGCCGTCCAGCGACGCGGTCATCCCCGTTTGGTGGTCGGCGGCGGAGATGCCGCGAGGGACGTCGTGGGCGGAGATCTCGACGCGGGTGCCCTCCGCGACCGGGACGATCTCCCAGACCATCGTCATCGTGCCGGCGAAGGCCTCGTCGTCGGAGACGAAGTCGACGGCGTGCACGACACGGGCGCCGGGGACGAGCTCGACGAAGCGCGCCTCGACCACATCGCTGTCGCTGCTGGACTTCCCGGTGCCGGTCGCACTCCCGTCGTAGGTGAGGACGAGGCGGTACGACCCGCCGGGCCGCGGGTCGAAGTGCTCGAGCCGTCCCGACATGCCGGTCGGCGGCAGCCAGCGCAGGAGCAGCTCCGGGTCGACCATCGCGGCGTAGACCTCGCCGGGGGTGGCGCGGACGGTGCGGGCAGCGCGGTGCGGGTCGGCCACGCGGCGATGGTAGCCGTGCGTACCCGCTCACCTAGGCTGCCCACGTGGGCACGACGGACCGCTCCGGCGACGGATGGGTGACGTGTGCGCGCGGTCATCGG
This genomic window from Motilibacter rhizosphaerae contains:
- a CDS encoding tautomerase family protein, with amino-acid sequence MPRATVEVRRSYAAEEEVAILDAVHAALVAAFRIPEQDKHLRLVVHEPHRFAVPPTLDQPDRATLVTIDCFAGRSLGAKRALYSEIVTRLDALGIPPGCVSILLRESPLEDWGISGGQAACDVELGFEVRV
- a CDS encoding SRPBCC domain-containing protein — encoded protein: MADPHRAARTVRATPGEVYAAMVDPELLLRWLPPTGMSGRLEHFDPRPGGSYRLVLTYDGSATGTGKSSSDSDVVEARFVELVPGARVVHAVDFVSDDEAFAGTMTMVWEIVPVAEGTRVEISAHDVPRGISAADHQTGMTASLDGLARLLEGP